One genomic segment of Brassica napus cultivar Da-Ae chromosome A3, Da-Ae, whole genome shotgun sequence includes these proteins:
- the LOC125596981 gene encoding probable receptor-like protein kinase At1g49730 yields the protein MAIDDRPRLSRRIQFLLLSWLRRTRSGQIEFVRRFGYTELVKATEGFRKVIYTNYHGSAYTAKFKGGEVALVKELKSLDLGRERFYEEVQLLGRLRHRHLLTLRGFCTGRKRMLVYDNIENGSLKEHLNDPLKTPLNWKTRIQIAIGVAAALEYLLIFSSSDAQIYDVSVNSCNIMLDQNFTPKITDIRINRHTQSHPKTTNDACSEGSCADEECGNVIFQLGVLMLELITGQSSDRQGEDLIEWVQHSCIANSIDKMIDPDLGNSYNSRELQKVLAVARLCIKSRYEPPSFSITHVYRYLQKKIDVAS from the exons ATGGCCATAGATGATCGACCTCGCCTCAGCCGCAGAATCCAGTTCCTTCTTCTCTCCTGGCTCCGCCGTACTCGCTCCG GTCAGATAGAGTTTGTCAGACGATTTGGGTACACGGAACTCGTGAAAGCAACGGAAGGTTTCCGTAAGGTTATTTACACCAACTACCACGGTTCCGCATACACAGCCAAATTCAAAGGCGGTGAGGTTGCTTTGGTCAAAGAACTCAAGTCTCTCGATCTTGGACGTGAGAGGTTCTATGAGGAAGTCCAGCTCTTGGGACGCTTACGTCACCGCCATCTCCTCACGCTTCGCGGCTTTTGCACCGGTCGCAAAAG GATGCTAGTGTATGACAATATTGAAAATGGAAGCTTGAAAGAACATCtcaatg ATCCGCTTAAGACTCCTTTGAACTGGAAGACTCGCATCCAAATAGCCATTGGGGTCGCAGCTGCATTA GAATATTTGCTAATCTTCAGCAGTAGTGATGCACAGATCTATGATGTTTCAGTGAACTCATGTAACATCATGCTGGATCAAAACTTCACCCCCAAA ATAACAGACATCCGCATCAATAGACACACACAAAGCCATCCCAAAACAACCAATGATGCTTGCTCCGAAG GATCATGCGCGGATGAGGAATGTGGAAACGTGATATTCCAGCTAGGAGTGTTGATGCTGGAACTGATCACAGGACAATCATCAGACAGACAAGGCGAAGACTTGATCGAATGGGTACAACACTCTTGCATTGCAAACTCCATTGATAAGATGATTGATCCAGATCTCGGAAACAGTTACAACTCTAGAGAGCTACAGAAAGTTCTAGCCGTGGCTCGGCTCTGTATAAAATCGAGGTACGAGCCACCTTCCTTCTCAATAACACATGTATACCGATATCTACAGAAGAAGATCGATGTTGCATCATAA